One Leptolyngbya ohadii IS1 genomic window carries:
- a CDS encoding lipase/acyltransferase domain-containing protein, giving the protein MPDKAPMKDMVVILPGILGSVLQKDGKDLWAVSGQAIWQVLTQSQKTIDKLKLIQDDPEAEDLGDGIRPTALIQDTHLIPGFWKIDGYTKTARLITDNFDVTPGDIYNDPADKAANFYQFPYDWRRDCRANARILKKLIDQRLKCWRQKSGAADAKVILMAHSMGGLVSRYYLEVLEGWRDSRALFTFGTPYRGSLKAANFMANGYKQLFLDLTEVMRSLTSIYQLLPIYKVVNINGEFHRIAETQGLPNFDLVKAKDALAFHREIEAAVERHRQDADYLRSFSVVPISGVQQPTLQSARFAQGQLTVSEDLPAALKDRPDLGDGDGTVPKISAIPIERSQELDNFFIAEQHGGLQNQAQVLDNLLNTLRFSQFNLSDVRAKTPQAAIGLRLEDLYLANEPVILRAQLTGISDLSGQLTAEIESVSHDRPTLSLDFVEQENDWMLAIEDLPAGLYRVRVQTDNSTGKNPTPVHDVFEVVRNA; this is encoded by the coding sequence ATGCCAGACAAAGCCCCTATGAAAGATATGGTCGTCATCCTTCCCGGCATTCTGGGAAGTGTGTTGCAAAAGGACGGCAAAGACCTATGGGCAGTTTCGGGGCAGGCAATCTGGCAGGTACTCACTCAATCGCAGAAAACGATCGACAAACTGAAGTTAATTCAGGATGACCCCGAAGCAGAAGATCTGGGGGATGGTATTCGTCCAACGGCGTTGATTCAAGATACACATCTCATTCCAGGTTTCTGGAAGATTGATGGATACACGAAAACGGCACGGCTCATTACCGATAACTTTGACGTTACGCCAGGCGATATTTACAACGATCCAGCGGATAAAGCTGCGAATTTCTATCAGTTTCCCTACGATTGGCGGCGAGACTGTCGGGCAAATGCGCGCATTCTCAAGAAGCTGATTGATCAGCGGCTAAAATGCTGGCGGCAAAAGAGCGGTGCTGCCGATGCCAAGGTGATTTTGATGGCGCATAGTATGGGTGGGCTGGTGTCGCGCTATTACCTGGAAGTGCTGGAGGGCTGGCGAGACAGCCGGGCGCTGTTTACTTTTGGCACTCCCTATCGCGGTTCCCTCAAAGCGGCTAACTTTATGGCAAATGGCTACAAGCAGCTCTTTCTGGACTTAACGGAGGTAATGCGATCGCTCACGTCGATCTACCAGCTTTTGCCGATCTACAAAGTCGTGAATATCAACGGGGAATTTCACCGGATTGCGGAAACGCAGGGTCTGCCCAACTTCGATCTGGTGAAGGCAAAAGATGCGCTGGCTTTCCATCGGGAAATTGAGGCGGCGGTGGAGCGGCATCGACAGGATGCAGACTATTTGCGATCGTTTTCGGTGGTGCCCATTTCGGGGGTGCAGCAGCCAACGCTACAATCTGCCCGCTTTGCCCAGGGTCAATTAACGGTGAGCGAGGATTTGCCTGCGGCGCTGAAGGATCGACCGGACCTGGGAGATGGGGATGGCACGGTGCCCAAGATTTCGGCAATTCCAATCGAGCGATCGCAGGAGCTAGACAATTTCTTTATTGCGGAGCAGCATGGCGGTTTGCAAAACCAGGCTCAGGTGCTGGACAACCTGCTGAATACGCTGCGGTTCAGTCAGTTTAACCTCTCGGATGTGCGGGCAAAGACACCCCAGGCGGCGATCGGTCTGCGGCTAGAGGATCTGTATCTGGCAAACGAACCCGTTATCCTGCGTGCCCAACTGACGGGCATCTCGGATTTGTCCGGTCAACTAACGGCTGAAATTGAATCGGTGTCGCACGATCGTCCGACGCTGAGCCTCGATTTTGTGGAACAGGAAAACGACTGGATGCTGGCGATCGAGGATTTACCCGCCGGGCTGTATCGGGTGAGGGTGCAAACGGACAATTCGACAGGCAAGAATCCAACTCCCGTTCATGATGTGTTCGAGGTGGTCAGAAACGCATAG
- a CDS encoding formylglycine-generating enzyme family protein yields MKNLIRKRRSIDHQARHLAHLAIVLPAASLIVGCGIGSPPASKVSPAPNSATASATSGKSAGASSTVLIPAGTYEIGSDTAGDAQPAHRVVLNAFRIDRYEVTNAQYAEFLNALDIQPLRDAPAGAVLASNLPEAAVPLFIEGAAGNPRQTLIALDDEHSRIAIRNGRFAAQPGYEQHPVTETTWQGAQQFCAWRGARLPTEIEWEAAARGTEGRIYPWGNEAPTPYRAVYGQDSGQTLPVGSLAAGATPDGIHDLAGNVAEWTSTLYRSYPYSSSDGREQLSSRGERVTRGGDHVYDSSPEKLTAYYRTGFSRAPDRGHRHIGFRCVQSGLPPS; encoded by the coding sequence ATGAAGAATTTAATTCGGAAGCGGCGATCGATCGATCACCAGGCACGCCATCTCGCACATCTTGCGATCGTTTTGCCCGCAGCATCGCTGATCGTTGGTTGTGGAATCGGTAGCCCTCCCGCCTCTAAGGTGTCACCTGCCCCCAACTCGGCAACCGCCTCCGCGACTTCTGGCAAATCTGCTGGAGCGTCTTCAACGGTTCTGATTCCTGCCGGAACTTACGAAATTGGCTCCGATACCGCAGGCGATGCCCAACCCGCCCACCGAGTAGTGCTCAATGCCTTTCGGATCGATCGCTACGAAGTTACTAACGCCCAATATGCCGAGTTTCTAAACGCCTTAGACATTCAGCCGCTCCGGGATGCACCCGCAGGAGCCGTTCTTGCCAGCAATTTGCCGGAGGCAGCCGTTCCCCTGTTTATCGAAGGGGCAGCAGGCAACCCGCGACAAACCCTGATCGCGCTTGATGATGAGCATAGTCGCATTGCAATCCGCAACGGACGATTTGCGGCTCAACCGGGCTACGAACAGCATCCCGTGACTGAAACCACCTGGCAGGGAGCGCAGCAATTCTGTGCATGGCGAGGGGCAAGGCTGCCAACGGAAATCGAGTGGGAAGCGGCAGCAAGAGGTACAGAAGGACGAATTTATCCCTGGGGGAACGAGGCACCAACCCCCTATCGCGCGGTTTATGGTCAGGATTCGGGGCAGACCTTGCCCGTGGGTTCCCTTGCCGCAGGCGCAACGCCCGATGGAATTCACGATTTGGCTGGAAACGTTGCCGAGTGGACTAGCACGCTGTATCGTTCCTATCCCTACAGTTCCAGCGACGGACGGGAACAGCTCAGCAGTCGGGGAGAACGGGTGACGCGCGGCGGCGATCACGTTTATGACTCTTCTCCTGAAAAGCTAACAGCCTACTACCGCACCGGATTTTCACGCGCACCCGATCGCGGGCATCGGCATATTGGGTTTCGCTGTGTGCAAAGTGGATTGCCCCCGTCCTAA